One window of Botrimarina mediterranea genomic DNA carries:
- a CDS encoding DUF1501 domain-containing protein, producing MKRRQQRSMNGPPYPCGRCTPSAGDPHQVSRRWFLQQCGVGLGAIALQGLMANDTLGATAAADPLAPKAPHFAPRAKNVILLFMGGGPSQFEMWDYKPALLKHDGQLPPAELLEGYRAAFINPQSKLLGPRYKFAPAGGSGLMVSELLPHTSKMLDDLCVVRSAKTDAFNHAPAQLLMQTGSQQFGRPSFGAWTTYGLGSESRNLPAFVVFNSGKNGPSAGTANWGSGFLPTVHAGVEFRTVGDPVLYLSNPEGVTSELQQSTVNTVNALNRQNLDLVGDAEIATRINSYEMAYRMQASAPEAVGVASESQHVLDLYGVDPAKPSFAKNCLLARRLVERGVRFIQLFHESWDQHGDLKKDIVKNCADTDQGCAALVTDLKQRGLLDETLVIWCGEFGRTPMVEGGDDGRDHHPNAFTIWMAGGGVKPGLVYGATDELGFNVTENPVHVHDLQATLLHLLGFDHKQLTYRFQGRDFRLTDVHGEVVHDLIA from the coding sequence ATGAAGCGACGGCAACAGCGATCGATGAACGGCCCTCCGTACCCTTGCGGGCGTTGCACGCCCTCGGCTGGCGACCCACATCAGGTCAGCCGGCGGTGGTTCTTGCAGCAATGCGGCGTTGGGCTGGGGGCGATCGCTCTTCAGGGCCTGATGGCGAATGACACGCTCGGCGCGACGGCCGCAGCCGATCCCCTCGCGCCGAAGGCGCCGCATTTCGCGCCGCGGGCGAAGAATGTGATCTTGTTGTTCATGGGTGGCGGTCCCAGCCAGTTCGAGATGTGGGACTACAAGCCGGCACTGCTCAAGCACGACGGCCAGCTCCCGCCAGCGGAACTGCTCGAAGGATATCGGGCCGCATTCATCAATCCTCAGTCGAAATTGCTCGGCCCGCGCTACAAATTCGCGCCGGCCGGGGGCAGCGGGCTAATGGTGTCGGAGTTGTTGCCGCACACGTCGAAGATGCTCGACGACCTCTGCGTGGTGCGTTCGGCGAAGACCGACGCGTTCAACCACGCGCCGGCTCAACTGCTGATGCAGACCGGATCGCAGCAGTTCGGCAGACCGTCGTTTGGCGCTTGGACGACCTACGGGCTGGGGAGTGAGTCGCGCAACCTGCCGGCGTTTGTGGTCTTTAACTCGGGCAAGAACGGCCCGAGCGCCGGCACGGCGAACTGGGGCTCGGGCTTTTTGCCGACCGTCCATGCCGGGGTCGAGTTCCGTACCGTTGGCGACCCGGTGCTGTACCTGTCGAACCCCGAGGGCGTCACCAGCGAGTTGCAGCAATCGACCGTCAATACAGTGAACGCGCTGAACCGCCAGAACCTCGACCTCGTTGGCGACGCCGAGATCGCCACGCGGATCAATTCGTACGAGATGGCATACCGCATGCAGGCGAGCGCGCCGGAAGCGGTAGGCGTTGCGTCGGAGTCGCAGCACGTGCTCGACTTGTACGGCGTCGATCCGGCAAAGCCTTCGTTCGCCAAGAACTGCCTGCTAGCGCGACGTTTAGTAGAACGCGGCGTGCGTTTTATCCAGCTCTTTCATGAGTCGTGGGACCAGCACGGCGATCTCAAGAAAGACATCGTCAAGAACTGCGCCGATACCGACCAAGGTTGTGCTGCGCTCGTAACCGACCTTAAGCAACGTGGACTCCTCGACGAGACACTCGTGATCTGGTGCGGCGAGTTTGGGCGCACTCCAATGGTCGAGGGTGGCGACGACGGTCGAGACCATCACCCCAACGCGTTCACGATCTGGATGGCCGGAGGCGGCGTGAAACCGGGCCTCGTCTACGGCGCCACCGACGAATTAGGCTTCAATGTCACCGAGAACCCCGTGCACGTGCATGACCTCCAAGCGACGCTACTGCATTTGTTGGGCTTTGACCACAAGCAACTCACCTACCGATTCCAGGGGCGTGACTTCCGCCTCACGGACGTTCATGGTGAAGTCGTCCACGACCTCATCGCCTAA
- a CDS encoding PSD1 and planctomycete cytochrome C domain-containing protein, whose product MAAFLTPVATVCAADGPSTPIDFARDVRPILSDNCFLCHGPDEGSRSTELRLDKHDSVLADLGGYAAVTPGDAEASELIRRIESSDEYEQMPPPDSGKSLAATEIATIRRWVEEGAKWSGHWAFTKPQRPPVPEVVADAPMDWRGNPIDAFVLVGLGEVGLRPSERTDRETLLRRVTLDLTGLPPTLAEREAFLADDEPGAYERVIERLLASPHYGEHWGLKWLDAARYSDSDGYEKDKRRPNWFYRDWVINAINADKPYDEFLIEQIAGDLLPNASQDERVATGFLRNSMVNEEGGADPEQFRVEGLFDRMDAIGKAMLGVTTQCAQCHTHKFDPLTHEDYFGLYAYLNNVHEATIAVYTDEEQTEIERIHARVNAIEEELKAATPDWRERLSEWAKQTRGDEVAWQAVKVERENFTGEKFSYLDDLSVLSQGMTGTQLTADMAGKPAPGRYAAVRVEFLTHPSLPHGGPGRSIYGTHALTEFRCFYTSPSGERRQLKIASASSDRELPDREMEHPFVDTTKPTDPRRVGPIAYAIDEDLNTAWHTKSGPADRNRDCKAVFVLAEPIEVEEGGVLTFRLKQDHGGWNANDTQTNMAGRYRFSVTKAPAPVADPLPRSVREIVNRDEASWSRSDVAELFGYWRTTQADWLAPNERIAAALAEYPEGVNQCVVIEREEPRVTHLLQRGDFLKPGDVIEPHTPTFLHPQPADSPSTRLGLARWVASRDSPTTSRAFVNRVWQAYFGTGIVETPEDLGSQAPPPSHPELLDWLAVEFMDSGWRQKPLHRRIVLSAAYQQSSRVTNEHRECDPSNRWLARAPRLRVGAESVRDIALATSGLLDDRVGGPTVYPLTPMFLLEPPASYGKKPWDLSKGSERYRRSLYVQKYRTSVHPPLQLFDAPNGAVSCVRRNRSNTPLQALTLLNEEQFVECSREMAERIMAMDKGDEARIETAFLLCVGRKPRAEELTVVLDYLQSVRSGIDAGAIDAVAIVGDEAAGSDTAAWMLVARCVLNLDETITRQ is encoded by the coding sequence GTGGCGGCGTTTCTGACGCCCGTGGCGACTGTCTGCGCTGCCGATGGGCCAAGCACGCCGATTGACTTTGCCCGCGACGTGCGGCCGATCCTTTCCGACAACTGTTTCCTCTGCCACGGGCCCGACGAGGGGAGTCGTTCGACCGAGTTGCGGCTCGACAAACACGACAGCGTCCTAGCGGACCTCGGCGGCTACGCCGCAGTCACGCCGGGCGATGCAGAGGCGAGCGAGCTGATTCGCCGCATCGAGTCGTCCGACGAGTATGAGCAGATGCCGCCGCCCGACTCCGGCAAGTCGCTCGCAGCCACAGAGATCGCAACCATTCGCCGGTGGGTCGAAGAGGGCGCGAAATGGTCAGGCCACTGGGCGTTCACGAAGCCGCAGCGGCCGCCCGTGCCAGAAGTCGTAGCCGATGCGCCGATGGATTGGCGTGGCAATCCGATCGACGCCTTCGTCCTCGTGGGGCTCGGCGAAGTGGGCCTGCGCCCTTCGGAACGAACCGACCGTGAAACGCTCCTGCGGCGCGTCACGCTCGACTTGACCGGCCTGCCACCGACGCTCGCCGAACGCGAGGCGTTTCTCGCCGACGACGAGCCGGGCGCCTACGAGCGCGTCATCGAGCGGCTGCTCGCGTCGCCGCACTACGGCGAGCACTGGGGTCTGAAGTGGCTCGACGCCGCGCGTTACTCCGACTCGGATGGCTACGAGAAAGACAAGCGACGGCCGAACTGGTTCTACCGGGACTGGGTCATCAATGCGATCAACGCCGACAAGCCCTACGACGAGTTTCTTATCGAGCAAATCGCTGGAGACTTGTTGCCGAACGCTAGTCAAGACGAGCGTGTCGCCACGGGGTTCTTGCGGAACTCGATGGTCAATGAAGAAGGGGGCGCCGACCCCGAGCAGTTCCGCGTCGAGGGTCTCTTTGACCGCATGGACGCCATCGGCAAGGCGATGCTCGGCGTCACCACGCAATGTGCACAGTGCCACACGCACAAGTTCGACCCGCTAACGCACGAAGACTACTTCGGCTTGTACGCTTACCTCAACAACGTCCATGAGGCGACGATCGCCGTCTATACCGACGAGGAGCAGACGGAGATCGAGCGGATCCACGCCCGGGTAAACGCGATCGAAGAAGAGTTGAAGGCGGCAACGCCCGATTGGCGTGAGCGGCTGTCGGAATGGGCCAAGCAAACGCGTGGCGATGAGGTCGCCTGGCAAGCCGTGAAGGTCGAGCGCGAGAACTTCACGGGCGAGAAGTTTTCGTACCTTGATGACCTCTCCGTTTTATCGCAGGGGATGACCGGCACGCAGCTCACCGCCGACATGGCGGGCAAGCCGGCGCCGGGGCGGTACGCCGCGGTGCGCGTCGAGTTTCTCACGCACCCGTCCTTGCCGCATGGCGGCCCGGGGCGGTCGATCTATGGGACGCATGCGCTGACCGAGTTCCGCTGCTTCTACACGTCGCCGTCCGGCGAGCGGAGGCAGCTGAAGATCGCATCGGCGAGTTCGGACCGGGAGCTTCCCGACCGGGAGATGGAGCACCCCTTTGTCGATACGACCAAGCCGACCGACCCGCGGCGTGTCGGGCCGATCGCCTACGCCATTGACGAGGACCTCAACACCGCATGGCACACCAAGTCGGGCCCCGCCGACCGCAACCGTGATTGCAAAGCGGTCTTCGTACTCGCCGAGCCGATCGAGGTTGAGGAAGGGGGCGTGCTCACGTTCCGTCTCAAGCAGGACCACGGCGGTTGGAACGCCAACGACACGCAGACCAACATGGCGGGGCGGTACCGCTTCTCGGTCACCAAAGCCCCGGCGCCCGTCGCCGATCCCCTGCCCCGCTCCGTTCGTGAAATCGTCAATCGTGACGAAGCGTCATGGAGCAGGAGCGATGTCGCCGAACTGTTCGGCTATTGGCGGACGACCCAAGCGGATTGGTTGGCGCCGAACGAGCGTATCGCCGCAGCGCTCGCGGAATATCCCGAGGGAGTGAATCAATGTGTCGTCATCGAGCGGGAAGAGCCGCGGGTGACGCACCTGTTGCAACGAGGCGATTTCTTGAAGCCTGGCGACGTGATTGAGCCGCACACGCCCACGTTCCTGCATCCGCAGCCTGCCGACTCGCCATCGACGCGACTTGGACTTGCGCGGTGGGTGGCCTCACGCGATTCGCCAACGACATCGCGGGCCTTCGTGAACCGCGTCTGGCAAGCCTACTTCGGCACAGGCATTGTCGAAACGCCCGAGGACCTGGGCTCGCAAGCTCCCCCCCCTTCGCACCCCGAGTTGCTCGATTGGCTGGCCGTCGAGTTTATGGACTCGGGGTGGCGACAAAAGCCGCTGCACCGGCGGATTGTCCTATCGGCCGCGTACCAACAGTCGTCGCGCGTGACAAACGAACACCGCGAATGCGACCCCAGTAACCGCTGGCTCGCCCGGGCGCCACGGCTGCGAGTTGGCGCCGAATCGGTGCGTGACATTGCCCTGGCGACGAGCGGACTGCTTGACGATCGAGTCGGTGGGCCAACGGTTTACCCCCTGACGCCGATGTTCTTGCTCGAACCCCCGGCGAGTTATGGCAAGAAACCATGGGATCTTAGTAAGGGGAGTGAGCGCTATCGACGCAGCCTCTACGTGCAGAAGTACCGGACGAGCGTCCACCCACCGTTGCAACTGTTCGACGCTCCCAACGGCGCCGTATCGTGCGTGCGGCGCAACCGCTCGAATACCCCGCTGCAGGCGCTAACGCTCCTCAACGAAGAGCAGTTCGTCGAGTGCTCGCGCGAAATGGCGGAGCGCATCATGGCGATGGATAAGGGCGACGAAGCACGGATCGAAACTGCTTTCCTCCTGTGCGTCGGTCGAAAGCCGCGAGCTGAAGAATTAACGGTGGTGTTGGACTACTTGCAATCGGTCCGCAGCGGGATCGACGCGGGCGCGATTGACGCAGTGGCTATCGTTGGCGACGAAGCCGCCGGTTCCGACACGGCCGCTTGGATGCTTGTCGCCCGTTGCGTGCTGAATCTCGACGAGACCATTACCCGACAATGA
- the fucP gene encoding L-fucose:H+ symporter permease, whose product MSQPASSRDKSPVIPPEYFFPFVLVTSLFAMWGFANNVTDPMVAAFKNVLLLSNFESSLVQSAFYGGYCVMAIPAALYIRRFGYKSGVLMGLALYAIGCLLFVPAGRSMLFAAFLAAYFIMTCGLAFLETTANPFILAMGPEHNAPRRLNFAQAFNPMGSLTGMFVAMEFILKKLDETDEAGRRALAEADPSAFTAIQQSDLSVIVIPYVTLGVVVLCALIGFAVIKLPEGESYERGDNRLSAQLGRLFSNPHYLGGVVAQAFYVGAQIMCWTFIIQYGKNELGMSFAEAQKYNIVAMVIFVCSRFICTYLLKFFNPGVLLGALAIGGGLFVLGAIFIQGMVGLYSLVAVSACMSLMFPTIYGIALRGLGDDAKLASAGLICAIGGGCFMPPLQAAIMDGSAVSLGGLTLSATRASFVLPFICFVVVGVYGYWSAGDREKALAHASQSGA is encoded by the coding sequence ATGAGCCAACCCGCGTCATCGCGCGACAAATCGCCCGTCATCCCGCCGGAGTATTTCTTTCCCTTTGTTTTGGTGACGTCTCTGTTCGCCATGTGGGGGTTCGCGAACAACGTTACTGATCCAATGGTAGCCGCGTTTAAAAACGTGCTGTTGTTGAGCAACTTCGAGAGTTCGCTCGTTCAGTCGGCGTTTTATGGCGGCTATTGCGTGATGGCGATCCCAGCAGCCTTGTACATCCGCCGTTTTGGCTACAAGAGCGGAGTGCTGATGGGTTTGGCCCTCTACGCCATTGGCTGCCTGCTATTCGTCCCGGCGGGACGTTCGATGCTATTCGCCGCTTTCTTGGCGGCTTACTTCATAATGACGTGCGGATTGGCGTTCCTGGAAACCACCGCCAATCCCTTCATCCTGGCGATGGGACCCGAGCACAACGCGCCGCGTCGGCTTAACTTCGCTCAAGCGTTCAATCCGATGGGTTCCTTGACGGGGATGTTTGTCGCAATGGAATTCATCCTCAAGAAGCTCGACGAGACCGACGAAGCGGGGCGTCGAGCGCTCGCCGAGGCGGACCCGTCAGCGTTTACAGCCATTCAGCAGAGCGATCTCTCAGTAATCGTCATTCCCTACGTAACGCTTGGGGTAGTCGTCCTCTGCGCATTGATCGGCTTTGCTGTAATCAAACTCCCCGAGGGGGAGTCGTACGAGCGTGGTGACAACCGTCTGTCAGCGCAGTTGGGTCGGCTATTCAGCAATCCTCATTACTTGGGGGGCGTCGTCGCCCAGGCGTTCTACGTCGGCGCACAGATCATGTGCTGGACGTTTATTATCCAGTATGGGAAAAACGAACTCGGCATGTCGTTTGCCGAAGCGCAGAAGTACAATATTGTGGCGATGGTGATCTTCGTATGTAGCCGCTTCATCTGCACTTACTTGTTGAAATTCTTCAATCCCGGAGTGCTGTTAGGCGCTCTGGCGATTGGCGGCGGGCTATTCGTGTTGGGCGCCATCTTCATCCAGGGGATGGTCGGCTTGTACTCCTTGGTCGCGGTATCGGCCTGTATGTCGCTGATGTTCCCGACGATCTACGGCATCGCCCTCCGTGGCTTGGGGGACGACGCCAAGCTAGCCTCGGCCGGGCTCATCTGTGCGATCGGCGGTGGCTGCTTCATGCCCCCGCTTCAGGCCGCGATCATGGACGGCTCGGCGGTGTCGCTGGGCGGCTTGACACTGTCGGCGACCCGAGCCTCGTTTGTCCTGCCCTTCATCTGCTTCGTGGTGGTGGGCGTTTACGGCTACTGGAGTGCGGGCGATCGGGAGAAGGCCCTCGCGCATGCGTCGCAATCCGGGGCGTAA
- a CDS encoding class II aldolase/adducin family protein: MNERQQLIDELVELSRWLGAPERDCTILGEGNTSARLSEDTFLVKASGGELGTIEAKGFVEVRRSEILAMLDADRILDEEVRSRLATAKVDASHPGTPSVEAPLHAVCLGLPGVNFIGHTHPTAINGITCSNGFGEALSHRLFPDQIVVCGPRSLQVPYVDPGVELGKALRERLDAYLSEWGEAPKTIYLRNHGFVALGSSARQVKAITTMAVKAARILAGTAAFGGPHGMAKIDIDRIHTRPDEHHRQRIIDNG; this comes from the coding sequence GTGAACGAACGTCAGCAACTCATCGACGAACTGGTTGAGCTGTCGCGTTGGCTCGGCGCGCCGGAACGGGACTGTACGATCCTCGGAGAAGGGAACACTTCGGCCCGGCTTAGCGAGGACACGTTCCTTGTGAAGGCTAGTGGCGGCGAGCTGGGGACGATCGAGGCCAAGGGCTTCGTCGAGGTCCGCCGGTCCGAGATCCTGGCGATGCTCGACGCCGACCGCATCCTCGACGAAGAGGTCCGCAGCCGGCTGGCGACCGCCAAGGTCGACGCCAGCCACCCGGGGACGCCGTCGGTCGAGGCGCCGCTGCACGCGGTTTGCCTGGGGTTGCCTGGCGTGAACTTCATCGGCCACACGCACCCGACGGCGATCAACGGCATTACTTGCTCCAACGGCTTCGGAGAGGCGCTGAGTCATCGGTTGTTCCCCGACCAGATCGTGGTCTGCGGGCCGCGGTCGCTCCAAGTGCCGTACGTCGATCCGGGCGTTGAACTCGGCAAGGCCTTGCGTGAACGGCTCGACGCCTACCTCAGCGAATGGGGTGAGGCGCCGAAGACGATCTACTTGCGCAACCACGGTTTCGTGGCGCTCGGCTCGTCGGCTCGGCAGGTCAAGGCGATCACGACGATGGCCGTGAAGGCGGCCCGCATCCTGGCGGGGACGGCGGCCTTCGGCGGCCCGCACGGCATGGCGAAGATCGACATCGACCGCATCCACACGCGTCCCGACGAGCACCACCGCCAACGGATCATTGATAACGGCTGA
- a CDS encoding fucose isomerase, translating to MSSYALPAAASPVPLGDKRVYLMANGDLRLSANQNCWAAQRAMELEISQALNALGWAVERAHPYKESEKHGFIGSQKEGQEVFRTLDPDAPLIVAEAVWQYSHHILHGLLTHRGPILTLANWSGTWPGLVGMLNLNGSLTKAGVRYSTLWADDFGAPEFREQLATWLETGKLQHATDHVHAFAPSMAPQAERELGEALAAQLRREKAIMGVFDEGCMGMFNAIIPDHLLNPTGVFKERLSQSALYYESTQVSDEEADAVRQWMVQQGAKFETGPTHETDLTDEQLRQQCKMYVAAVRIADDFGCDCLGIQYQQGLKDLMPASDLVEGTLNNTARPPVKSRDGSRVLYEGEPIPHFNEVDECAGLDGLMTYRLHKAMGQPVENTLHDIRWGDADRSGTTDDFVWVFEISGSVPPEHLIGGWAGVTSVRQPAMYFPNGGGTIKGVSKPGELVWSRVFVEDGRLKMDIGRAKAISLPIEETERRWRETTPQWPIQHAVTYGVSRDQMMARHKSNHIQVAYANSAEEADKAALAKAAMAAALGMEVALCGARKGGAPWQAADEAGVTGAYEGVE from the coding sequence ATGTCGTCTTACGCCCTACCCGCCGCTGCGTCGCCGGTCCCGCTGGGAGACAAGCGTGTCTACTTGATGGCAAACGGCGACCTCCGCCTCTCCGCCAATCAAAATTGTTGGGCGGCGCAGCGCGCGATGGAACTAGAGATCAGCCAGGCGCTAAACGCTCTCGGCTGGGCGGTGGAACGGGCGCATCCCTACAAGGAGAGCGAGAAGCACGGCTTCATCGGCTCTCAAAAGGAGGGGCAAGAGGTCTTCCGGACGCTCGACCCCGATGCGCCGCTCATTGTCGCCGAGGCCGTTTGGCAATACTCGCACCACATCCTGCACGGCCTATTGACGCACCGCGGCCCGATTCTGACGCTCGCGAATTGGTCGGGCACTTGGCCGGGTCTTGTGGGGATGCTGAACCTCAACGGTTCGCTCACCAAGGCGGGCGTGCGGTATTCGACGCTTTGGGCTGACGACTTCGGCGCTCCCGAGTTTCGTGAGCAGCTGGCCACGTGGCTCGAGACCGGCAAGCTCCAGCACGCGACCGATCACGTCCACGCCTTCGCGCCGTCGATGGCGCCCCAGGCCGAACGCGAATTGGGCGAAGCGCTCGCCGCCCAGCTGCGGCGCGAGAAGGCGATCATGGGTGTCTTCGACGAAGGCTGCATGGGGATGTTCAACGCGATCATCCCCGACCACCTGCTCAACCCGACCGGCGTCTTCAAAGAACGGCTCAGCCAGTCGGCCCTCTACTACGAATCGACACAGGTCAGTGACGAAGAGGCCGACGCCGTGCGGCAGTGGATGGTGCAACAAGGCGCTAAGTTCGAGACGGGCCCCACGCACGAGACCGATCTCACCGACGAGCAACTGCGTCAGCAGTGCAAGATGTACGTCGCCGCGGTGCGGATCGCGGACGACTTTGGGTGCGACTGCCTCGGCATCCAGTACCAGCAGGGCCTCAAGGACTTGATGCCGGCGAGCGATCTCGTCGAGGGAACGCTCAACAACACGGCTCGTCCGCCGGTGAAGAGCCGTGACGGTTCGCGCGTCCTCTACGAGGGCGAGCCGATCCCGCACTTCAACGAAGTCGATGAGTGCGCGGGGCTCGACGGGCTGATGACCTACCGCTTGCACAAAGCGATGGGACAGCCCGTTGAGAACACATTGCACGACATCCGTTGGGGCGACGCCGACCGTTCGGGGACGACCGACGACTTTGTCTGGGTCTTCGAGATCAGCGGCAGCGTCCCGCCGGAGCACCTGATCGGCGGTTGGGCGGGCGTCACGAGCGTCCGCCAGCCGGCGATGTACTTCCCCAACGGCGGCGGCACGATCAAGGGGGTCAGCAAGCCGGGCGAGCTTGTTTGGTCGCGGGTTTTCGTCGAGGACGGCCGCTTGAAGATGGACATCGGGCGGGCGAAGGCGATCTCGCTGCCGATCGAGGAGACCGAGCGCCGCTGGCGCGAGACAACGCCACAGTGGCCCATTCAGCACGCGGTGACCTACGGCGTGTCGCGCGACCAGATGATGGCCCGTCACAAGAGCAACCACATCCAAGTCGCTTACGCCAACTCGGCCGAAGAGGCCGACAAGGCGGCGCTTGCGAAGGCGGCGATGGCGGCGGCGCTTGGGATGGAGGTCGCGCTGTGCGGGGCTCGCAAGGGCGGCGCCCCCTGGCAGGCAGCCGACGAAGCGGGCGTGACCGGCGCCTATGAGGGGGTCGAGTGA
- a CDS encoding histidine phosphatase family protein: MSLLFDTLGHGDSLMYLLRHGATPPNLVEPPVMQGDGIDQPLAPIGREQAARAAEWLAHRPIRAIYSSPLQRAMETAGLIAEKHGLAVEPVDAIREVKVGRWEGSNWTEVERNYPEQYRAFREDPGVNGYPGGETLQGLLNRVTPALESLMTRHAGGEFVVTAHSVVNRVYVGSLLGIPFARGYFLPQANCCVNIVRWRDGKAKLVTFNAIGHLM; encoded by the coding sequence GTGTCTCTCCTCTTCGATACTCTGGGTCATGGCGATAGCCTGATGTACTTGCTGCGTCACGGCGCGACGCCGCCTAATCTCGTCGAGCCACCTGTCATGCAGGGGGACGGCATCGATCAGCCGCTGGCGCCGATCGGCCGCGAGCAGGCCGCCCGCGCTGCGGAGTGGCTCGCCCACAGGCCGATCCGGGCGATCTACTCGAGTCCCCTGCAGCGGGCGATGGAGACCGCCGGTCTCATCGCCGAGAAGCACGGGCTTGCGGTCGAGCCGGTCGATGCGATCCGTGAAGTGAAAGTTGGCAGATGGGAGGGAAGCAACTGGACGGAGGTCGAACGCAATTACCCGGAGCAGTACCGCGCCTTCCGCGAAGACCCCGGCGTGAATGGCTATCCCGGTGGCGAGACGCTGCAAGGGCTGCTCAATCGCGTCACACCGGCATTGGAGTCGCTGATGACGCGGCACGCGGGGGGTGAGTTCGTCGTCACGGCGCACAGCGTGGTGAATCGCGTTTACGTCGGATCGCTGCTGGGCATCCCGTTCGCGCGCGGATACTTCCTGCCTCAAGCCAACTGCTGCGTGAACATTGTCCGCTGGCGCGACGGCAAGGCGAAGCTGGTGACTTTTAATGCGATCGGTCACCTGATGTGA
- the pdxA gene encoding 4-hydroxythreonine-4-phosphate dehydrogenase PdxA has product MARIALTMGDPAGVGPEVIAAVWACESLWRVCQPVVYGDRAVMQRAADLRGLAAAVVAVPSAEGAFSVSAADCMPCVEGPPLDSQAIVPGVVTAQTGEAAYQAVVAATRLALAGGVDAVVTAPISKAALHAAGHDYPGHTELLAELCGVREFAMMLYLPKDLASRTRAGLGVIHTTLHQSLRSAIDSLSVEAILEKCRLAHDAATAYGAERPRIGVAALNPHAGEGGLFGDEEARLIAPAVEAARAAGIDATGPHPVDTLMGRAVAGEFDAVVAMYHDQGHIALKLLGMHGAVNITLGLPIVRTSVAHGTAPDKAWRGVAETSGMIAAIEAAASLSRRRNRNDQ; this is encoded by the coding sequence ATGGCCCGTATTGCGTTGACGATGGGCGACCCTGCTGGAGTCGGTCCCGAGGTGATCGCCGCCGTATGGGCTTGTGAGAGCCTCTGGCGCGTCTGTCAGCCAGTCGTCTACGGCGACCGTGCGGTGATGCAACGTGCGGCCGACCTGCGCGGCCTGGCGGCGGCGGTTGTCGCCGTTCCGTCGGCGGAGGGCGCCTTCTCGGTCTCCGCGGCCGACTGCATGCCGTGCGTCGAGGGCCCGCCGCTAGATTCGCAGGCGATTGTGCCCGGCGTGGTCACGGCTCAAACGGGCGAGGCGGCCTACCAAGCGGTGGTCGCGGCGACGCGGCTGGCGCTCGCCGGCGGCGTCGACGCCGTCGTCACCGCGCCGATCAGCAAGGCCGCCCTCCATGCCGCGGGGCACGATTACCCCGGCCACACTGAACTTCTGGCCGAGCTGTGTGGCGTCCGTGAGTTCGCAATGATGCTCTACCTGCCGAAGGACTTGGCGTCGCGGACGCGGGCCGGGCTCGGCGTGATCCACACGACTCTGCACCAGTCGCTCCGCAGCGCGATCGACTCCCTGAGCGTCGAAGCAATCTTGGAAAAGTGCCGCCTGGCGCACGATGCGGCGACGGCTTACGGCGCCGAACGGCCGCGGATCGGCGTGGCGGCGCTCAACCCGCACGCCGGCGAAGGCGGGCTTTTCGGCGATGAGGAGGCCCGCCTGATCGCTCCCGCCGTCGAAGCCGCCCGGGCGGCGGGCATCGACGCCACGGGGCCCCACCCGGTCGATACCCTCATGGGCCGCGCCGTCGCGGGCGAGTTCGACGCGGTGGTCGCCATGTACCACGACCAGGGGCACATCGCGCTGAAGCTGCTCGGCATGCACGGGGCCGTGAACATCACGCTCGGCCTGCCGATCGTACGAACCAGCGTCGCGCACGGCACCGCGCCGGACAAAGCGTGGCGTGGTGTCGCCGAGACGAGCGGAATGATCGCGGCAATCGAGGCCGCGGCTTCGCTGTCGAGACGACGAAATCGGAATGACCAATGA